In Candidatus Atribacteria bacterium ADurb.Bin276, one DNA window encodes the following:
- the rnfG_1 gene encoding Electron transport complex protein RnfG — MNYKRILLILTLFISVFLSVGKLWAESASNQIDENTMNQLKRVFIGAEFIERYNKVLPESKGNAVIQEIYQVFIQGKENGYIFKILSSGYRGDIVVLVAFSSLNNQIIGIQILEQNETPSLGDLITQPSFLVQFLKKSINDKFELGDDIEAISGATVSSTAVAKACQEAAGFLLTSQAETDNN; from the coding sequence ATGAACTATAAAAGAATATTGTTAATTCTTACCCTATTTATATCGGTTTTTTTATCTGTTGGGAAATTATGGGCTGAATCAGCCTCGAACCAAATCGATGAAAATACAATGAACCAATTGAAAAGAGTATTTATTGGTGCTGAATTCATTGAACGGTATAATAAAGTGTTACCAGAATCTAAAGGGAATGCAGTCATCCAAGAGATCTACCAAGTGTTTATCCAAGGGAAAGAAAATGGTTATATTTTTAAAATTTTGAGTTCTGGTTATCGAGGCGATATCGTTGTTTTGGTCGCTTTTTCTTCTTTGAATAATCAGATAATTGGCATTCAAATTTTAGAACAAAACGAAACCCCTTCATTAGGAGATCTTATTACCCAACCAAGTTTTTTAGTTCAATTTTTAAAAAAATCAATTAATGATAAATTTGAATTAGGGGACGACATCGAAGCAATTAGTGGAGCAACGGTTTCTTCTACTGCAGTAGCTAAAGCATGTCAGGAAGCCGCAGGTTTTTTATTAACCAGTCAAGCTGAAACGGATAATAATTAG
- the serA gene encoding D-3-phosphoglycerate dehydrogenase gives MKVLVAGIHFESIIHFLRKNLPEFESYQIPASKVVEEAKDASVIIPTMTRIDRHVINSAPHLKLIQQWGSGLEGVDIQAATENGIAVANVPTHGTGNAESVAEWCVMSAIALSRSFPSIQESVWKGFPWGAPCGNSLMGKTAGIVGVGGIGVELAKRLISFRMKLIGVKKNPHYLPPGLNFEWVKGMNAFPELLSLADYIFLCLPQNEDTRCLFNRKAFQMIKNGAYLINPARGGLIDREALSDALGDERLAGVAMDVFWQEPTSPQDPLLQHPKVLVTPHIAGATDTSYQGIAEGVVKNIRLALSGKIPNNCVNSEVLSQLKWKT, from the coding sequence ATGAAAGTTTTGGTTGCAGGCATCCATTTTGAATCGATTATACATTTTTTGAGAAAAAATTTACCGGAATTTGAATCCTATCAAATACCCGCTTCGAAAGTCGTTGAGGAAGCAAAAGATGCGTCGGTTATAATACCAACTATGACTCGAATTGATCGTCACGTAATTAATAGCGCACCTCATCTCAAACTCATCCAACAATGGGGTTCTGGTTTGGAGGGCGTTGACATTCAAGCTGCCACTGAAAACGGTATTGCTGTAGCCAATGTTCCAACCCACGGTACTGGAAATGCCGAGTCGGTTGCAGAATGGTGTGTCATGTCAGCCATAGCTTTAAGCCGTTCATTCCCATCAATTCAAGAATCGGTTTGGAAGGGTTTTCCATGGGGAGCTCCTTGTGGGAATAGCCTTATGGGAAAAACCGCCGGAATTGTTGGGGTTGGAGGAATAGGGGTGGAATTAGCTAAAAGACTGATTTCCTTTCGAATGAAATTGATTGGTGTGAAAAAAAATCCCCATTATCTTCCTCCAGGTTTGAATTTTGAATGGGTTAAGGGTATGAATGCCTTTCCTGAGCTATTAAGCTTAGCTGATTATATTTTTTTGTGCTTGCCGCAAAATGAAGATACTCGATGCCTTTTTAATCGTAAGGCATTTCAAATGATCAAGAATGGTGCTTATCTAATTAATCCAGCTCGAGGCGGATTGATTGATCGAGAAGCTCTTTCCGATGCACTGGGGGATGAACGATTAGCAGGCGTGGCGATGGACGTATTTTGGCAGGAACCCACTAGTCCTCAAGATCCACTCCTACAACACCCAAAAGTTTTAGTTACTCCTCATATAGCAGGAGCAACCGATACTTCCTATCAGGGGATAGCCGAAGGGGTTGTGAAAAATATTCGGTTAGCACTTTCAGGGAAAATACCAAATAATTGTGTTAACTCAGAAGTTCTATCGCAGCTAAAATGGAAGACCTAA
- the mscL gene encoding Large-conductance mechanosensitive channel — protein sequence MSKLIDEFKEFISRGNVVDLAVGFIIGTAFGAIVKSLVDDVIMPPIGLALGKVDFSNLFAVLKEGDTPPPYHTVAAAKEAGAVTLNYGLFINSIITFLIIALAVFLLVKIINQMQRKKEVPPAAPTTKDCPFCFTAIPIKAVRCPNCTSELSKA from the coding sequence GTGTCAAAATTAATCGATGAGTTTAAAGAGTTCATAAGCCGTGGAAATGTGGTTGATCTTGCTGTTGGTTTCATCATCGGTACCGCTTTTGGGGCAATTGTTAAATCGCTGGTTGATGACGTCATCATGCCTCCAATTGGCTTAGCTTTGGGTAAAGTCGATTTTTCCAATCTTTTCGCAGTCTTAAAAGAAGGAGATACACCTCCACCCTATCATACCGTTGCAGCTGCCAAGGAAGCAGGAGCGGTCACGCTTAACTATGGTTTGTTTATTAACAGCATAATAACTTTTCTCATTATTGCTTTGGCAGTGTTTTTGTTGGTAAAAATCATCAACCAAATGCAGCGGAAAAAAGAAGTTCCACCTGCCGCTCCAACCACCAAAGATTGTCCTTTCTGCTTTACCGCTATACCAATTAAAGCCGTTCGCTGTCCAAATTGCACATCTGAACTATCCAAAGCATGA